In a genomic window of Streptomyces roseoviridis:
- a CDS encoding HAD family hydrolase, whose product MTPMESPRAAAFAAVPTVGFDLDMTLIDSRPGIRATYVALTAATGVAIDADLAVSRLGPPLEHEIAEWFPAERVQETAAHYRTLYPTYAIEPSLPLPGARDAIQAVREAGGRTVVVTAKNEPHARLHLSHLGIEPDAVVGGLWAEGKAEALRAHGAGVYVGDHIGDVRGAATAGALSVAVATGPCGAEELRAAGADVVLADLTDFRSWWEGYLG is encoded by the coding sequence ATGACCCCCATGGAATCGCCCCGCGCCGCGGCCTTCGCCGCCGTCCCCACCGTCGGCTTCGACCTGGACATGACCCTCATCGACTCGCGGCCCGGCATCCGGGCCACGTACGTCGCCCTCACGGCGGCGACCGGGGTCGCGATCGACGCGGACCTGGCCGTCTCCCGGCTCGGCCCGCCGCTGGAGCACGAGATCGCCGAGTGGTTCCCCGCCGAGCGGGTCCAGGAGACGGCGGCGCACTACCGGACGCTGTACCCGACGTACGCGATAGAGCCGAGCCTTCCGCTGCCGGGCGCGAGGGATGCGATTCAGGCCGTTCGCGAGGCGGGCGGCCGGACCGTCGTCGTCACCGCCAAGAACGAGCCGCACGCCAGGCTCCACCTGTCCCACCTGGGCATCGAGCCCGACGCCGTCGTCGGCGGACTGTGGGCCGAGGGCAAGGCGGAGGCGCTGCGCGCCCACGGCGCCGGGGTGTACGTCGGCGACCACATCGGCGACGTGCGCGGCGCGGCGACCGCGGGGGCGCTGTCGGTCGCGGTGGCCACCGGCCCCTGCGGCGCCGAGGAGCTGCGGGCGGCCGGCGCGGACGTCGTCCTGGCCGACCTGACGGACTTCCGGAGCTGGTGGGAGGGCTACCTGGGCTGA
- a CDS encoding 1,4-dihydroxy-6-naphthoate synthase produces the protein MKLKIAYSPCPNDTFVFDAWAHGRVPGAPRLDVTFADIDLTNGWAERGDAPYDVLKVSYAVLPWILDEYALLPCGGALGRGCGPLVLTREAGGPADLAGKTVAVPSERSTAYLLFRLWAADSVPGGVGEVVVLPFHEIMPAVRDGKVDAGLVIHEARFTYRNYGLHALADMGEHWEHTTGLPIPLGAIVARRSLGDDTLRLLAESARASVRMAWDDPSVSRPYVLEHAQEMDPKVADQHIGLYVNEFTADLGETGYAAVRGLLTRAAAEGLVPPLGPDALAFP, from the coding sequence GTGAAACTGAAGATCGCCTACTCGCCCTGCCCCAACGACACCTTCGTCTTCGACGCCTGGGCACACGGCCGGGTCCCCGGCGCGCCGCGCCTCGACGTCACCTTCGCCGACATCGACCTCACCAACGGGTGGGCCGAGCGCGGCGACGCCCCGTACGACGTCCTGAAGGTCTCGTACGCCGTGCTGCCCTGGATCCTCGACGAGTACGCGCTGCTGCCCTGCGGTGGCGCCCTGGGCCGCGGCTGCGGGCCGCTCGTGCTGACCCGCGAGGCGGGCGGTCCGGCGGACCTCGCGGGGAAGACGGTCGCGGTGCCGAGCGAGCGTTCGACGGCCTATCTGCTGTTCCGACTGTGGGCGGCGGACAGCGTCCCCGGCGGGGTCGGCGAGGTCGTGGTGCTGCCGTTCCACGAGATCATGCCGGCCGTGCGGGACGGCAAGGTCGACGCCGGGCTCGTGATCCACGAGGCCCGCTTCACGTACCGGAACTACGGGCTGCACGCGCTCGCCGACATGGGCGAGCACTGGGAGCACACCACCGGCCTGCCGATTCCGCTCGGCGCGATCGTCGCCCGGCGCTCGCTGGGCGACGACACGCTGCGGCTGCTCGCCGAGTCGGCGCGGGCCTCCGTGCGGATGGCCTGGGACGACCCGTCCGTCTCCCGCCCGTACGTACTGGAGCACGCGCAGGAGATGGACCCGAAGGTGGCCGATCAGCACATCGGCCTCTACGTCAACGAGTTCACCGCCGACCTCGGCGAGACCGGCTACGCGGCGGTGCGCGGGCTGCTCACGCGCGCCGCGGCCGAGGGGCTCGTACCGCCCCTCGGCCCGGACGCGCTGGCGTTTCCCTGA
- a CDS encoding iron ABC transporter permease → MTAIRTRRASRRVVATTAAVVALLLAVLLSLAVGARPVAPATVLDALLHGATSPDAEVVRELRVPRTLIGLMVGAALALAGTALQGITRNPIADPGILGISQGASAGVVLAIAVAGVHTLGGYVWFAFAGAALASVAVYAIASSGRGGATPVKLALGGAAINALLLSVTTGVLTTRASALDEFRFWQIGSLDGRDTQIVAQTWPFLLLGALLVLSVARGLDALALGEDVAKGLGQRVATVRIVGGVGATVLTGAGVAAAGPIAFVGLAVPHIARAVVGGDHRWVLPMAALIGPVMLLVSDVVGRVLFPPGEVPAGVMTALIGVPFLVTLVRRKAVPA, encoded by the coding sequence ATGACCGCCATACGTACCCGACGCGCCTCACGGCGGGTCGTCGCGACCACGGCGGCGGTCGTCGCCCTGCTGCTCGCCGTCCTGCTCAGTCTGGCGGTGGGCGCCCGCCCCGTCGCGCCCGCCACCGTCCTCGACGCGCTGCTGCACGGGGCCACCAGCCCCGACGCCGAGGTCGTCCGGGAGCTGCGGGTGCCCCGCACCCTCATCGGCCTCATGGTCGGCGCGGCGCTCGCCCTGGCCGGAACCGCCCTCCAGGGCATCACCCGCAACCCGATCGCCGACCCCGGCATCCTCGGCATCAGCCAGGGCGCTTCGGCCGGCGTCGTCCTCGCCATCGCCGTCGCCGGGGTGCACACGCTCGGCGGCTACGTGTGGTTCGCCTTCGCGGGCGCCGCGCTCGCGTCCGTCGCCGTGTACGCCATCGCCTCCAGCGGCCGGGGCGGGGCGACGCCCGTGAAGCTGGCCCTCGGCGGGGCGGCGATCAACGCGCTGCTGCTGTCCGTGACGACCGGCGTGCTGACGACCCGGGCCTCCGCGCTCGACGAGTTCCGGTTCTGGCAGATCGGCTCCCTCGACGGCCGCGACACCCAGATCGTCGCCCAGACCTGGCCCTTCCTCCTCCTCGGCGCCCTGCTCGTGCTCTCCGTGGCCCGCGGGCTGGACGCGCTCGCGCTCGGCGAGGACGTCGCCAAGGGCCTCGGGCAGCGGGTCGCGACCGTGCGGATCGTCGGCGGGGTCGGCGCGACCGTGCTGACCGGCGCCGGGGTCGCCGCGGCCGGTCCGATCGCCTTCGTCGGCCTCGCCGTCCCCCACATCGCCCGCGCCGTCGTCGGCGGCGACCACCGCTGGGTGCTGCCGATGGCGGCGCTCATCGGACCGGTGATGCTGCTGGTGTCGGACGTCGTGGGCCGGGTCCTCTTCCCGCCGGGCGAGGTCCCGGCGGGCGTGATGACGGCCCTCATCGGCGTGCCGTTCCTGGTGACCCTCGTGCGCCGGAAGGCGGTCCCGGCATGA
- a CDS encoding cold-shock protein: MPTGKVKWFNSEKGFGFLSRDDGGDVFVHSSVLPAGVDALKPGQRVEFGVVAGQRGDQALSVTVLDPTPSVAAAQRRKPDELASIVQDLTTLLENITPMLERGRYPDKVHGKKIAGLLRAVADQLDV; this comes from the coding sequence GTGCCTACCGGCAAGGTCAAATGGTTCAACAGCGAGAAGGGCTTCGGCTTTCTCTCCCGCGACGACGGCGGCGACGTCTTCGTCCACTCGTCGGTGCTCCCCGCCGGAGTCGACGCCCTCAAGCCGGGGCAGCGCGTGGAGTTCGGCGTGGTCGCCGGGCAGCGCGGTGACCAGGCGCTCTCCGTGACGGTCCTCGACCCGACCCCCTCGGTCGCCGCGGCGCAGCGCCGCAAGCCCGACGAGCTGGCGTCGATCGTGCAGGACCTGACCACGCTCCTGGAGAACATCACGCCGATGCTGGAGCGCGGCCGCTACCCCGACAAGGTCCACGGCAAGAAGATCGCCGGCCTGCTGCGGGCGGTCGCGGACCAGCTCGACGTCTGA
- a CDS encoding FecCD family ABC transporter permease yields MTAVSPPVRVARSAPVRPAGYGLVRAGRASFLVHRRSALVAVGLLLVLAAASVAYLCVGERFVPPSEVVKVLLGDGSSFVVEELRLPRLATGLMAGAAFGVAGALIQTVARNPLASPDVIGISQGAGAVTVAAMTFGLTSYAVIPYVSIAGGLLAAGLVYVFAWRGGLHATRFVLIGIGFAIALRSLTHLFMTKGDYLVAQQAQIWMTGSLNGRGWDESLPLRVTLLVMLPAVLWAARAQRTVSLDDDTATALGVRLGRVRLGLVAVGVVLASVATGVAGPVDFVALLAPQIARRTTRTAQIPLLCSALTGALVVILADLLGRRLLAPTELPVGVLTAAVGAPYLIWLIMRSRGVGGKA; encoded by the coding sequence ATGACCGCCGTCTCCCCGCCCGTACGGGTTGCCCGCTCCGCGCCCGTGCGCCCGGCCGGCTACGGCCTGGTCCGCGCCGGACGCGCCTCCTTCCTGGTGCACCGGCGGTCCGCCCTGGTCGCCGTGGGCCTGCTCCTCGTCCTGGCCGCCGCCTCGGTCGCGTACCTCTGCGTCGGCGAGCGCTTCGTCCCGCCCTCGGAGGTCGTGAAGGTCCTCCTCGGCGACGGCAGCTCCTTCGTCGTCGAGGAACTGCGGCTGCCGCGCCTCGCGACCGGTCTGATGGCCGGGGCGGCCTTCGGGGTCGCGGGCGCGCTCATCCAGACCGTCGCCCGCAATCCGCTCGCCAGCCCGGACGTCATCGGCATCAGCCAGGGCGCGGGCGCGGTGACGGTCGCGGCGATGACCTTCGGGCTCACCTCGTACGCCGTCATCCCTTACGTGTCGATCGCGGGCGGGCTGCTCGCGGCCGGGCTCGTGTACGTGTTCGCCTGGCGCGGCGGGCTGCACGCGACCCGGTTCGTGCTCATCGGCATCGGCTTCGCGATCGCGCTGCGTTCGCTGACCCACCTGTTCATGACCAAGGGCGACTACCTGGTCGCCCAGCAGGCCCAGATCTGGATGACGGGCTCCCTCAACGGGCGCGGCTGGGACGAGTCGCTGCCGCTGCGGGTGACGCTGCTCGTGATGCTGCCGGCCGTGCTGTGGGCGGCGCGGGCGCAGCGGACGGTGTCGCTCGACGACGACACGGCCACCGCGCTCGGCGTCCGGCTGGGACGGGTGCGGCTCGGGCTGGTCGCGGTCGGCGTGGTCCTGGCGTCGGTCGCGACGGGCGTCGCCGGGCCGGTGGACTTCGTGGCGCTGCTCGCGCCGCAGATCGCCCGCAGGACCACCCGGACCGCGCAGATCCCGCTGCTGTGCTCGGCGCTCACGGGCGCCCTCGTCGTGATCCTCGCCGACCTGCTGGGCAGGCGGCTCCTCGCGCCCACCGAACTGCCGGTGGGCGTCCTGACGGCGGCGGTCGGCGCCCC